One window from the genome of Cyclobacterium amurskyense encodes:
- a CDS encoding pyridoxal phosphate-dependent aminotransferase — protein sequence MRQLLLRPGAEELNYEIRGIVKKARLIEDLGYSITWENIGDPIQKNNTIPDWMKAIVSELVQDDHSYGYADSKGMLETRKFLADLNNEKGGVKIGSEDILFFNGLGDGIAKLYQFLTPTARIIGPSPAYSTHSSAEAAHANSAPLTYKLDPDNNWYPDMEDLYNKVKYNTSVVGILIINPDNPTGMVYPREVLDRFVEIAREFNLLLIADEIYQNITYNGYKAIGLAEILGDDLPGISLKGISKEFPWPGSRCGWMEFYNKHTSEEFTKLCITLENAKMIEVCSTTLPQLAIPKIMSHPAYKEYRVTANAAIGTRSRIMEEVLGNVKGIKFNKTKGAFYNTVIFDEGVLEEDQFLPVEDDAIKVHLEKWLQEKDMPNDKRFVYNLLASEKICVVPVSSFCSDLRGFRVTLLEENEDVFRNTFERLAKSINTYLNSSKKVLLDQ from the coding sequence ATGAGACAATTGCTATTGCGTCCAGGCGCTGAAGAATTGAATTATGAGATTAGGGGGATTGTCAAAAAGGCACGTCTGATCGAAGACCTCGGGTATAGTATTACTTGGGAGAATATAGGGGACCCTATACAGAAGAACAATACCATACCGGACTGGATGAAGGCCATTGTTTCTGAACTCGTTCAGGATGACCATAGCTATGGCTATGCGGATAGTAAAGGCATGCTCGAGACAAGGAAGTTTCTTGCTGATTTGAACAACGAAAAAGGGGGCGTTAAAATTGGTTCTGAAGATATCCTCTTTTTTAATGGGTTAGGAGATGGAATTGCCAAGTTGTACCAGTTTCTTACTCCTACAGCCAGGATAATCGGCCCATCTCCTGCTTATTCAACGCACAGTTCTGCCGAGGCTGCGCATGCCAATTCGGCACCATTGACTTATAAATTGGATCCTGACAATAATTGGTATCCTGATATGGAAGATTTGTACAATAAAGTCAAGTACAATACATCTGTTGTAGGTATACTTATCATCAATCCGGACAATCCTACTGGAATGGTTTATCCAAGAGAAGTACTGGATCGGTTCGTGGAGATTGCCAGAGAATTCAACTTGCTTTTGATTGCAGATGAAATATATCAGAATATAACCTATAATGGCTATAAGGCCATTGGTCTAGCTGAGATTTTAGGAGATGACTTGCCTGGAATATCTTTAAAAGGCATTTCAAAAGAGTTTCCTTGGCCTGGATCCAGATGCGGTTGGATGGAGTTTTACAACAAGCATACTTCCGAAGAGTTTACCAAACTCTGTATAACGCTGGAAAATGCCAAAATGATAGAAGTGTGCTCTACCACTTTGCCTCAGTTGGCCATACCAAAGATCATGAGCCACCCTGCTTATAAAGAATACCGAGTTACTGCAAATGCAGCTATAGGGACAAGGAGTAGGATAATGGAAGAGGTGCTGGGAAATGTGAAAGGGATTAAGTTTAATAAAACTAAAGGAGCATTCTACAATACAGTTATTTTTGACGAAGGAGTATTGGAGGAAGATCAATTTCTCCCTGTAGAGGACGATGCTATTAAAGTACACCTAGAAAAATGGTTACAAGAAAAGGACATGCCAAACGATAAAAGGTTTGTTTATAACTTGCTTGCTTCCGAAAAAATCTGTGTGGTTCCAGTAAGTTCCTTTTGTTCTGATTTAAGAGGTTTTAGAGTTACCCTACTGGAAGAAAACGAGGACGTCTTTCGCAATACTTTTGAAAGGCTTGCCAAAAGTATAAATACTTATCTGAATTCTTCCAAAAAAGTACTTCTGGATCAATAA